A single genomic interval of Candidatus Zixiibacteriota bacterium harbors:
- a CDS encoding Phenylacetic acid catabolic protein, whose amino-acid sequence MFTDKVELEDFEKQDPEYQDLLRRVLAIQADCEIGGPNLYVKHILPNAPSRLDQLIVARTAAEEMDHFRKMAKLAGDVGVDVSYVLSWPNEKRYVEAFRGTITTWEDYAVFGFLIDRVGRYQLEEFIGASYQPLARLVEDPQIIREEEGHIDFGTNKTAEYAAKGGEHKERIQKAVDYWYVKGLDMFGKSESKRSERYIYWGLKRRPNAVARQQYKDEVDALLRQMGLTIPDPYKGRLYL is encoded by the coding sequence ATGTTCACGGACAAGGTAGAGCTCGAGGATTTCGAAAAACAGGACCCGGAGTATCAGGACCTGCTGCGCAGGGTCCTGGCGATTCAGGCCGATTGCGAGATCGGCGGTCCCAACCTGTACGTCAAGCACATTCTGCCGAACGCCCCGAGCCGGCTCGATCAGCTGATCGTCGCCCGCACCGCGGCCGAGGAGATGGACCACTTCAGAAAGATGGCGAAGCTGGCCGGCGACGTCGGGGTCGACGTCTCTTACGTGCTCAGCTGGCCGAACGAGAAACGCTACGTCGAAGCGTTCCGCGGCACGATCACGACGTGGGAGGATTACGCCGTCTTCGGCTTTCTGATCGACCGGGTGGGCCGCTACCAGCTCGAGGAATTCATCGGCGCCAGCTACCAGCCGCTCGCCCGCCTCGTCGAGGATCCGCAAATCATCCGGGAGGAAGAAGGGCACATCGACTTTGGAACGAACAAGACGGCGGAGTATGCGGCCAAGGGCGGCGAGCACAAGGAACGTATCCAGAAAGCGGTGGATTACTGGTACGTGAAGGGGCTGGACATGTTCGGTAAGTCCGAATCCAAGCGGTCCGAGCGCTACATCTACTGGGGATTGAAGCGGCGCCCCAACGCCGTGGCGCGCCAGCAGTACAAGGACGAGGTCGACGCCCTGCTGCGGCAGATGGGCCTGACCATCCCCGATCCCTACAAGGGCCGGCTCTACCTGTAA